One segment of Vulpes lagopus strain Blue_001 chromosome 8, ASM1834538v1, whole genome shotgun sequence DNA contains the following:
- the SKIDA1 gene encoding SKI/DACH domain-containing protein 1 isoform X2 → MCHCNWAAGCLETHAASGGGLTYIHVYVCVTYIFTANGGDHLVPEMGDLKSGFEEVDGVRLGYLIIKGKQMFALSQVFTDLLKNIPRTTVHKRMDHLKVKKHHCDLEELRKLKAINSIAFHAAKCTLISREDVEALYTSCKTERVLKTKRRRVGRALATKAPPPERAAAAASPRPGFWKDKHQLWRGLSGAARPLPISAQSPRPGAAAARPAAHLPQIFSKYPGSPYPEIVRSPCKPPLNYETAPLQGNYVAFHSDPAYFRSLLCSKHPAAAAAAAAAAAAAAAAAAAYYQASAAGPQPKAAAGAGGPVSLTYRCKRKRGGAKDCLLAPHAGARRLLLLPRSYKAKAAAAAAAAAAAAAAGATCLERFHLVNGFCAPPHHHHHHHHHHHHHHHRAQQPQPNHHPPHHHRPHPHLGGFPESCSSDSESSSYSDHAANDSDFGSSLSSSSNSVSSEEEEEEGEEEEEEEEEEEEEEEGGSGASDSSEVSSEEEDSSTESDSSSGSSQVSVQSIRFRRTSFCKPPSVQAQANFLYHLASAAAATKPAAFEDAGRLPDLKSSVKAESPEEWNLPGWAPKASPVYCPASLGSCFAEIRNDRVSEITFPHSEISSTVKRTDLTINCLAEGASSPSPKTNNAFPQQRILREARKCLQATPTTHCADNNTIAARFLNNDSSGAAANSEKDSKIPHCAEFATDLSSSQTDSEVDAAAGAAAATRAENPCTKTGDKTLPFLHNIKIKVEDSSANEEYEPDLITNKLKCECNDTKGEFYSVIESKEEDALLTTAKEEGFACPEKETPSLNPLAQSQGLSCTLGSPKPEDGEYKFGARVRKNYRTLVLGKRPVLQTPPVKPNLKSARSPRPTGKTETHEGTLDDFTVINRRKKVASNVASAVKRPFNFMANFPCPPSLIIGKDGDLWPAYSLNTTKDSQPPHKAHPIWKWQLGGSAIPLPPSHKFRKFNS, encoded by the exons ATGTGTCACTGTAACTGGGCAG caGGATGCCTTGAGACACATGCAGCATCTGGTGGAGGATtaacatacatacatgtgtatgtatgcgTCACGTATATATTTACTGCAAATGGTGGGGATCATTTAGTGCCCGAGATGGGAGACCTGAAGTCAGGTTTTGAAGAGGTGGATGGCGTGAGGCTCGGCTACCTCATCATTAAAGGAAAGCAAATGTTTGCCCTCTCCCAAGTCTTCACGGATCTGCTGAAAAACATCCCGAGGACGACCGTGCACAAGCGCATGGATCATTTGAAAGTGAAAAAGCACCACTGCGATCTGGAGGAGTTGCGGAAACTCAAGGCAATCAACAGCATCGCCTTCCACGCCGCCAAATGCACGCTCATCTCTCGGGAAGACGTGGAAGCGCTGTACACCTCCTGCAAAACCGAGCGCGTCCTCAAGACCAAGCGCAGGAGAGTCGGCCGGGCCCTGGCCACAAAGGCGCCGCCGCCAgagcgcgccgccgccgccgccagcccccGCCCGGGTTTTTGGAAGGACAAGCACCAACTTTGGCGGGGCCTGAGCGGAGCCGCGCGGCCCCTGCCAATCAGCGCGCAGTCCCCGCgcccgggcgccgccgccgcaCGCCCCGCCGCCCATCTACCTCAGATTTTTAGCAAATACCCGGGCTCGCCCTACCCGGAGATCGTGCGCTCGCCTTGCAAACCCCCTCTAAACTATGAAACTGCCCCGCTCCAGGGGAACTACGTTGCTTTCCACTCGGACCCCGCTTACTTTCGGAGCCTGCTGTGCAGCAAGCatccggccgccgccgccgccgccgccgctgccgccgccgccgccgccgccgccgccgccgcctacTACCAGGCGTCGGCGGCCGGGCCCCAGCCCaaggcggcggcgggcgcgggcggcccgGTGAGCCTGACCTACCGGTGCAAGCGCAAGCGCGGGGGCGCCAAGGACTGCCTGCTCGCGCCCCACGCCGGCGCCCgccgcctgctgctgctgcccaggtCCTACAAAGccaaggcggcggcggcggcggcggcagcggcggcggcggcggcggccggggccaCTTGCCTGGAGAGGTTTCATCTGGTCAACGGCTTCTGCGcgcctccccaccaccaccaccaccaccaccaccaccaccaccaccatcaccaccggGCCCAGCAGCCGCAGCCGAACCACCACCCCCCACATCACCACCGGCCTCATCCCCATCTCGGCGGCTTTCCCGAGAGTTGTAGCAGCGACTCGGAGTCCAGCTCCTACTCGGACCATGCAGCCAACGACTCGGATTTTGGCTCCAGTCTGTCCAGCTCCAGCAACTCTGTGTCCtcggaggaagaggaggaggagggagaagaggaggaggaggaggaagaggaggaggaggaggaggaggaggggggcagtGGGGCCTCGGATTCCAGCGAAGTCAGCTCGGAGGAGGAGGACTCATCCACGGAGTCGGACTCCAGCTCCGGCTCCAGCCAAGTGTCAGTGCAGAGCATCCGTTTCAGACGCACCAGCTTCTGCAAGCCTCCCAGTGTGCAGGCTCAGGCCAACTTCTTGTACCATCTGGCCTCCGCCGCCGCTGCAACCAAACCCGCTGCTTTCGAGGATGCCGGCAGACTTCCCGACCTCAAGAGTAGTGTCAAAGCGGAGTCGCCGGAGGAGTGGAATCTGCCGGGCTGGGCCCCCAAAGCGTCTCCGGTGTACTGCCCGGCCAGCCTGGGGAGTTGTTTCGCGGAGATAAGGAACGATAGGGTATCTGAGATTACATTCCCACACTCTGAAATTTCCAGTACTGTAAAGAGAACTGACCTGACAATTAACTGCCTGGCGGAGGGGGCCTCTTCACCTAGCCCAAAGACAAACAATGCATTTCCACAACAAAGAATACTCCGAGAGGCTAGGAAATGCCTACAAGCAACTCCTACTACACACTGTGCAGATAACAACACAATAGCCGCTAGGTTCTTAAATAATGATTCTTCAGGAGCAGCAGCAAATTCTGAAAAAGATTCCAAAATCCCTCATTGTGCTGAATTTGCTACGGATTTGTCCTCTTCACAAACTGACTCCGAGGTGGatgcagcagcaggagcagcagcagccaccagAGCTGAGAATCCCTGCACTAAGACAGGAGACAAAACCTTGCCATTTCTGCACAATATTAAAATCAAAGTAGAAGACAGTAGTGCTAATGAAGAATATGAACCTGACCTTATCACAAATAAGCTTAAGTGCGAGTGCAATGATACAAAGGGTGAGTTTTACAGTGTGATTGAAAGTAAAGAGGAGGACGCCTTGTTAACTACAGCCAAGGAAGAAGGTTTTGCATGCCCTGAAAAAGAAACTCCTTCCTTAAATCCACTGGCTCAGAGTCAGGGCCTTTCATGCACTTTAGGTTCTCCAAAACCTGAGGATGGGGAATATAAATTTGGTGCCAGGGTGAGAAAGAATTACCGGACACTAGTACTGGGAAAGCGACCTGTACTTCAGACACCTCCAGTCAAACCAAATTTGAAATCAGCTAGAAGTCCTCGTCCTACAGGTAAAACTGAGACACATGAAGGAACACTGGATGATTTTACAGTTATAAACAGACGCAAAAAGGTAGCCAGCAATGTAGCATCAGCAGTGAAAAGGCCATTTAATTTCATGGCAAATTTTCCTTGTCCACCATCACTCATTATTGGGAAGGATGGGGATTTGTGGCCGGCGTATTCCTTAAACACCACTAAGGATTCCCAACCTCCTCACAAGGCCCATCCTATATGGAAATGGCAGCTGGGCGGTTCTGCAATACCTCTTCCACCTAGTCacaaattcaggaaatttaattcataa
- the SKIDA1 gene encoding SKI/DACH domain-containing protein 1 isoform X1, whose protein sequence is MERFIYRLYYLLWEGRWQYKAGCLETHAASGGGLTYIHVYVCVTYIFTANGGDHLVPEMGDLKSGFEEVDGVRLGYLIIKGKQMFALSQVFTDLLKNIPRTTVHKRMDHLKVKKHHCDLEELRKLKAINSIAFHAAKCTLISREDVEALYTSCKTERVLKTKRRRVGRALATKAPPPERAAAAASPRPGFWKDKHQLWRGLSGAARPLPISAQSPRPGAAAARPAAHLPQIFSKYPGSPYPEIVRSPCKPPLNYETAPLQGNYVAFHSDPAYFRSLLCSKHPAAAAAAAAAAAAAAAAAAAYYQASAAGPQPKAAAGAGGPVSLTYRCKRKRGGAKDCLLAPHAGARRLLLLPRSYKAKAAAAAAAAAAAAAAGATCLERFHLVNGFCAPPHHHHHHHHHHHHHHHRAQQPQPNHHPPHHHRPHPHLGGFPESCSSDSESSSYSDHAANDSDFGSSLSSSSNSVSSEEEEEEGEEEEEEEEEEEEEEEGGSGASDSSEVSSEEEDSSTESDSSSGSSQVSVQSIRFRRTSFCKPPSVQAQANFLYHLASAAAATKPAAFEDAGRLPDLKSSVKAESPEEWNLPGWAPKASPVYCPASLGSCFAEIRNDRVSEITFPHSEISSTVKRTDLTINCLAEGASSPSPKTNNAFPQQRILREARKCLQATPTTHCADNNTIAARFLNNDSSGAAANSEKDSKIPHCAEFATDLSSSQTDSEVDAAAGAAAATRAENPCTKTGDKTLPFLHNIKIKVEDSSANEEYEPDLITNKLKCECNDTKGEFYSVIESKEEDALLTTAKEEGFACPEKETPSLNPLAQSQGLSCTLGSPKPEDGEYKFGARVRKNYRTLVLGKRPVLQTPPVKPNLKSARSPRPTGKTETHEGTLDDFTVINRRKKVASNVASAVKRPFNFMANFPCPPSLIIGKDGDLWPAYSLNTTKDSQPPHKAHPIWKWQLGGSAIPLPPSHKFRKFNS, encoded by the exons ATGGAAAGATTTATATACCGACTGTATTATTTACTTtgggaggggaggtggcagtATAAGG caGGATGCCTTGAGACACATGCAGCATCTGGTGGAGGATtaacatacatacatgtgtatgtatgcgTCACGTATATATTTACTGCAAATGGTGGGGATCATTTAGTGCCCGAGATGGGAGACCTGAAGTCAGGTTTTGAAGAGGTGGATGGCGTGAGGCTCGGCTACCTCATCATTAAAGGAAAGCAAATGTTTGCCCTCTCCCAAGTCTTCACGGATCTGCTGAAAAACATCCCGAGGACGACCGTGCACAAGCGCATGGATCATTTGAAAGTGAAAAAGCACCACTGCGATCTGGAGGAGTTGCGGAAACTCAAGGCAATCAACAGCATCGCCTTCCACGCCGCCAAATGCACGCTCATCTCTCGGGAAGACGTGGAAGCGCTGTACACCTCCTGCAAAACCGAGCGCGTCCTCAAGACCAAGCGCAGGAGAGTCGGCCGGGCCCTGGCCACAAAGGCGCCGCCGCCAgagcgcgccgccgccgccgccagcccccGCCCGGGTTTTTGGAAGGACAAGCACCAACTTTGGCGGGGCCTGAGCGGAGCCGCGCGGCCCCTGCCAATCAGCGCGCAGTCCCCGCgcccgggcgccgccgccgcaCGCCCCGCCGCCCATCTACCTCAGATTTTTAGCAAATACCCGGGCTCGCCCTACCCGGAGATCGTGCGCTCGCCTTGCAAACCCCCTCTAAACTATGAAACTGCCCCGCTCCAGGGGAACTACGTTGCTTTCCACTCGGACCCCGCTTACTTTCGGAGCCTGCTGTGCAGCAAGCatccggccgccgccgccgccgccgccgctgccgccgccgccgccgccgccgccgccgccgcctacTACCAGGCGTCGGCGGCCGGGCCCCAGCCCaaggcggcggcgggcgcgggcggcccgGTGAGCCTGACCTACCGGTGCAAGCGCAAGCGCGGGGGCGCCAAGGACTGCCTGCTCGCGCCCCACGCCGGCGCCCgccgcctgctgctgctgcccaggtCCTACAAAGccaaggcggcggcggcggcggcggcagcggcggcggcggcggcggccggggccaCTTGCCTGGAGAGGTTTCATCTGGTCAACGGCTTCTGCGcgcctccccaccaccaccaccaccaccaccaccaccaccaccaccatcaccaccggGCCCAGCAGCCGCAGCCGAACCACCACCCCCCACATCACCACCGGCCTCATCCCCATCTCGGCGGCTTTCCCGAGAGTTGTAGCAGCGACTCGGAGTCCAGCTCCTACTCGGACCATGCAGCCAACGACTCGGATTTTGGCTCCAGTCTGTCCAGCTCCAGCAACTCTGTGTCCtcggaggaagaggaggaggagggagaagaggaggaggaggaggaagaggaggaggaggaggaggaggaggggggcagtGGGGCCTCGGATTCCAGCGAAGTCAGCTCGGAGGAGGAGGACTCATCCACGGAGTCGGACTCCAGCTCCGGCTCCAGCCAAGTGTCAGTGCAGAGCATCCGTTTCAGACGCACCAGCTTCTGCAAGCCTCCCAGTGTGCAGGCTCAGGCCAACTTCTTGTACCATCTGGCCTCCGCCGCCGCTGCAACCAAACCCGCTGCTTTCGAGGATGCCGGCAGACTTCCCGACCTCAAGAGTAGTGTCAAAGCGGAGTCGCCGGAGGAGTGGAATCTGCCGGGCTGGGCCCCCAAAGCGTCTCCGGTGTACTGCCCGGCCAGCCTGGGGAGTTGTTTCGCGGAGATAAGGAACGATAGGGTATCTGAGATTACATTCCCACACTCTGAAATTTCCAGTACTGTAAAGAGAACTGACCTGACAATTAACTGCCTGGCGGAGGGGGCCTCTTCACCTAGCCCAAAGACAAACAATGCATTTCCACAACAAAGAATACTCCGAGAGGCTAGGAAATGCCTACAAGCAACTCCTACTACACACTGTGCAGATAACAACACAATAGCCGCTAGGTTCTTAAATAATGATTCTTCAGGAGCAGCAGCAAATTCTGAAAAAGATTCCAAAATCCCTCATTGTGCTGAATTTGCTACGGATTTGTCCTCTTCACAAACTGACTCCGAGGTGGatgcagcagcaggagcagcagcagccaccagAGCTGAGAATCCCTGCACTAAGACAGGAGACAAAACCTTGCCATTTCTGCACAATATTAAAATCAAAGTAGAAGACAGTAGTGCTAATGAAGAATATGAACCTGACCTTATCACAAATAAGCTTAAGTGCGAGTGCAATGATACAAAGGGTGAGTTTTACAGTGTGATTGAAAGTAAAGAGGAGGACGCCTTGTTAACTACAGCCAAGGAAGAAGGTTTTGCATGCCCTGAAAAAGAAACTCCTTCCTTAAATCCACTGGCTCAGAGTCAGGGCCTTTCATGCACTTTAGGTTCTCCAAAACCTGAGGATGGGGAATATAAATTTGGTGCCAGGGTGAGAAAGAATTACCGGACACTAGTACTGGGAAAGCGACCTGTACTTCAGACACCTCCAGTCAAACCAAATTTGAAATCAGCTAGAAGTCCTCGTCCTACAGGTAAAACTGAGACACATGAAGGAACACTGGATGATTTTACAGTTATAAACAGACGCAAAAAGGTAGCCAGCAATGTAGCATCAGCAGTGAAAAGGCCATTTAATTTCATGGCAAATTTTCCTTGTCCACCATCACTCATTATTGGGAAGGATGGGGATTTGTGGCCGGCGTATTCCTTAAACACCACTAAGGATTCCCAACCTCCTCACAAGGCCCATCCTATATGGAAATGGCAGCTGGGCGGTTCTGCAATACCTCTTCCACCTAGTCacaaattcaggaaatttaattcataa